The sequence below is a genomic window from Ignavibacteriota bacterium.
TCCGCTCCTTCCTTCGCACGAAACACTGATTCATTTCCGCCGGCAATAAGCCCCTGCACCATGGTTGGTTCTGTTCCATACGTCGGCGGACATTCTGACGCATCTAAAATTCCAAGGCGTCCGCTCGTACCCGCACCAACGTAGATTAATCGTCCGCCCAGTTTGAATGAGCGCACAATCAACTTCACGGCTTTCGCGATAAATGGGAGTTCTGCTTCGACAGCTTTCGGAACGCGTGTATCTTCTTTATTTATAAGGAGTAACACAGATTCAATATCCAGTGTATCTATGTTCATACTTTTGGGGTTTCGCTGCTCAGTCATCAAACCCGAGAGTTGTGTGAACAATTTTGTGCTATGCTTCTTGATTGATTTCATGGACGAACTATAACAAGTTTTTTATCTGTAAAGTCATATGATTCTATTCCGTTCACAACGAGCGGTATTACTTCGATTGACTTTGGTTTTTGTTTGATTTCTGTCTCCCGAATTTCATCTGAAATATCTCCCCCTTTGAAAATAACAATTGAATTTCTTTTCAGTGTTGTAGTGTTTTTTTGTCCTTCGTTAATTGTTTCTTGTTGATTCCCTTGCAAGAATTTTTTTGACCATCGAACAATCTCGTTCACGCGGGCAACAGCACGCGAGACAATATAATCATACTGATTTTTATGTTCTTTCGTTTCGCTTAATGTTTCTGCTCTCGAACAAATCGCAGTCACATTTGTCAATCCAAGTTGAGTGACCATGTCATTTACCGCGTTGATTTTTTTTTGAATTGAATCAACAAGCGTGAAATGATTTTCGGGTAAACAAATTGCAAGAGGAATTCCCGGGAATCCGCCTCCAGTACCAACATCAACTATGTTCGTGGCGTATTCAAAATTCATTTTCGAAAGCAACAGAAGCGAGCCGAAAATATGTTTCTCCCAAAGGTTCTCTTCGTCTTTCCGGGAAATTAAATTCACCTTCTTATTCCATTCCAGAAGATGACCGGCAAACAAGTTCATTACTTCAAACCGTTCATCTGTTACTTGAATGTTGTTTTTTTCGAATATTCTGGTGAGAGTTGTTTTTTTATCTTTTGTCAAATAATATCAAGTTATTGTAAATTAAGAAAATACGGTGGCATTATCTTCCAAGAAAAACCATCAGAACTGAAATATCAGATGAAGTTACACCACTAATTCTTGAAGCCTGACCGACTGAAGATGGTTTTATTTTTTTCAGTTTTTCCTTCCCTTCATTCGACAATGCTTTTATTTTTCCATAATCAAAATCGTCGGGGATTCTCATTCTTTCGACTTTATCGAATTTTTCTATTTCTGTTTGCTGCCTTGAAATATATCCTTCATACTTTGTTTCAATTTCAATCTGTTCTATGATTTCTTTTTTCAGTTTATCAGAGGATACTTTATACAACTCAGAAAGAAACAGGTGGCTTAATTCATTTGAAATATGAAGCAATTCAGCAAGTTGAATTTCGGGTCTTTTCAAAATTCCGAGCATTTTCTCGCTCTGACTTATTTCGCTTGTTCCTTTTTTCTGAAATAGGTCATTTATTTTTGCCGGCAATATAGATATCTTTTCAAGAAAGTCTGTTCCCATGGTAATCAACCGCTCTTTTGCATTTAACCTTGACATACTTTCATTACTTATCAATCCAAGCTT
It includes:
- the rsmG gene encoding 16S rRNA (guanine(527)-N(7))-methyltransferase RsmG, which codes for MTKDKKTTLTRIFEKNNIQVTDERFEVMNLFAGHLLEWNKKVNLISRKDEENLWEKHIFGSLLLLSKMNFEYATNIVDVGTGGGFPGIPLAICLPENHFTLVDSIQKKINAVNDMVTQLGLTNVTAICSRAETLSETKEHKNQYDYIVSRAVARVNEIVRWSKKFLQGNQQETINEGQKNTTTLKRNSIVIFKGGDISDEIRETEIKQKPKSIEVIPLVVNGIESYDFTDKKLVIVRP